CTCACTGGGCGTGCTGAGCTTATATAAACGTCCTTCCCCGGGCCTTTTAATAAACATGCAGCCTCTCTTTGTGTAGGGTAGTGGGATAATGAACGGACAATTACCACAACTGGCTGATGTTATCTCAACTCGGTTCAGAGGGGAGGAACAGTTGAAATGTTGTAACTGCTCTGTCAAGCTGCTGAaaagtcacccccccccccccccaaatatgtctttgtggacacacacacacatacgtttACCTCCAACCTCACTGCAGCCCCTTCGCCTCCGCCTTCAGCCACTTCAAAATGAaattcttctctgtcttctccttaCGAAGCACTCTCCCTAATTCTTCACGCTGATATGTGGCACATCAAAGAGAAGCCCGGCGGCCATCGGACGGCCTGAGGGGGGCCGCACATGCTCCGCTCCGAGAGAGAACTACCTGACTTGTCATTAGAGGAAATCGACTTGTCATCCATAATTTATTCCACTCAACCTACTACTTAAATATCTTTCTAGTTAAATtagtttttgggtttttttgcgaGACAGACCGTTCGGTAGTTCAAAAGTTGGCTTTGTGCCTAAAACCAAAAGAGGGATTAAATCACCACGCGTCCAATGGTTCACCTCTGAGACACGATGATGTACAGGGCACCGTCTGCAAAACAATTCACAgcaaatgcccccccccccccctcagcagTTCAAAGGAGACGCTCTCTCCAAACATTATCATATAATTTGGGCCAGCCGTCAGCTTGTAAATAAGTGATGTAGAAGCCTATTGTGTGATGGGGCACAGGTTGGAGACAGGCGTCTTTGCTCTGCCGGCATGAGCCGCTGAAGACAAAGGCAGGAGACAGAGCGTCTAACCTTTGATTCTTCTGAGGACTCAGCCGTCTTGTGTCAGGGCAGGACGCATCGGCCACAATCATGCCCCCAATGTGGGGACGTCAGGAACAATAGAATCACCCTCCCACAGTCGGGCCCAACAACCCGCCCCGACTGCAATTGGATTAGCGAGTGTCCAACCACCACATGTTAGTCAGATTGacataaaagtgaaatatgagaACAATAAGGCCTTCGGTCAAAGGGGGAACAAGCTTTGAAATGGCGTAGCGTTTCGGCAGCAGCTCCTGTTCCTGAAAAACCGAGAGAAATCTAATCACAGGACGATCATTTCTTCACTTTGGTGAAATGTGAATCATTCAAAGCTGGTGAGATGCCAAATAATAAACCAAACATTCTTTTATTTGGGAAAGACAGAGCATCCGGAAGATCTCTCTGCTGTTATCTTTCATCATTCTTTTTAGCTAAATGTTGACTTGAACACATTAAAAGGCCACCAGAATAAACAGGTTTATAAATTTAAATCCAGATTCatccaaaacagaaatgtacTTTTCTGTTACAATCCCCCTTATAGTAGATAGTTATgacatatattttacaaaatgataaaattTATGTGGTTTTGAGGGACTAATTAAAACCATCAGCCTGATTCATCTAGTAACTTCAGTTCACATATGTGATTATTTCAACTCATtacattgagagaaaaaaatggcgTTTCATGCAGTGCTCTAATTTAGGCAAATGCACCAAGTGTGTGTCTTGTCATCCGGTTGAACGTATTATTGGAAgcaattcatgttttttatttttttactccaaaatgtatatatatatgaaagcaATAAATATTACAAGTaaataaactttactttttagattgtttttactattttctCAATAAAAAACTTATACAATCTAATGTACATTATGAAAAGTTGTACAgctttttatgtttaaaataaggactcaatttatttttaatatgtagatataaatatatatatatagatatatatatatatattttgtcaaaatatatgatcatattgtcaaagaaacaaagaaagtgagACAAACATACACCTCAACATAAAAGTTATAAATAAGGGTCCAAGTGAACATTTTTGGGAGTAAAGaccttctgatttttttttttagcgtctatgttgctttttttttcaagtcactAGTCCAAGTCCAAGTTGTGGTTAGTTTGTGTGTTAGCGGCAGCCGCAGCCCTCCACTACCATTTCCTGATAGTTCTTTAGGACCACCTTGTCATGTTCGTCCAGGTAGAGCATGGAGATGGCGCTGAGCTCTGTTGGCACGCAGCAGGCCTTGGGAATGTTGTTGTTCACGGAGTTCACCAGTGTCTGAACAATGGCGTGGTTGGTCGAGTTCAGATGATCTGCCAGGGGAAAGGGGCATTCCCCGTGGCAGTAATAAGCCTGGTAACCAGGGGGCGCCACTATCCAGTCATTCCAGCCTACATCGCTGAAGTCAACGTACAGCGCGTGGCGCCGGCAGTTGCGGTTGCGCTTGCGGCCCCGTTGCTTGGGACTGCGCTTGGTCCGGCGGGTCAGCGGGTGACCCTTCCCGTCGTGGCCAAAGGTAACCAGGAGGGGGCGTAGCTGCTCCCAGTCCTCACCGGGCTCCTGGTGTAGTGAGCGGCTGGTGCGGACGTGTCGGCCCTGGTGACGCGGCGTTTGGTTGAGGTGCAGGACCTCCACGGCCAGCCCGTAGTTTGGGAGGCGCTCCCGAGTCCAGCGCAGCACGGCAGGGCTGACGTCGAAGCTCTCCCACTGTGACGCGTTGTGGCGCACAATCCGCGTGTCCAGGAGCTGCGTGATCAGCTGCCCTGGCCGCGGGGGCTTCAGCACCTCGTACACGTTTATCCGGTGGAGCCCCTGCTCACCTGAGAGCGCGTCGGCGACGGCCTCGTCAATCTGATGACGGTAGAGCCTCAGTTCGGCCGAGGAGAGCAGCTCCTCGTCCGGGACGCTGCTGAGGTTGAAGAGGAAGCGGAGGGGCGTGGTCTCTCCGTCGTCCAGCTCGTGCACCTTTTCCATGTGCTCTGTATAATGAGCAAGAGGAGAAATGTGGGATGTTTGCTTAAGCACATAATTCCAATACATTGTGCAGAAAATGTCTGTATGTGTCTTAAATGTGTCTTGACAGTAACCACAGGTAAAACTGTTAATCTCCTTGAGCCGTGCTAACCTCACGTTTCCACACTCGAACATGCTTCTACCCAGCGGAGTCACACTCTCCGAGGCTTCTGCACAGCCCGACAATGTACATATACATCGTCCACGCTCCCTTATCTGTCTATAAGGATTATCCAGCGCTTCTCTCATTGCCTTTCTCTGAGCACTTTGCTGCAACATGCATTACGAGGAGGGTGGTGATTAACGTACCGCGGCTACAGTATAAACACAGTGCAGGCTCGCCGTTCCGCGCTCAGTCTGCAGATTTCTGGCAAGATCACCATTGTTGGGGAAAGGAATGTTGTGTCTACTACTTTCCTGCTCAATCCACCCCTGTTATTTCACACCCAGGCCCTAATCTCGCGCAGGTGGTTCTCATTATTaggagctgctgtgtttttgattAGCTCCGCAGTTTGTTCACTTAAgacatttatcattttcaatgTGAATAATCATTAAGGAGCCAGACGACACAGTCGAATCTCGTCAAACCGAGGggccacggggggggggggggggggggtcttatgAGGGAATGCGGCGGGATCAAAAATGTCGAATGCCAACGCGTTCGCCTCCTCGTGTGCTGCCTGCCCTGTGTGTTAATTCACAAAGTCGTTTTGATAAAAACAAGGTCACATGGTGTGCGTACCTTCCCACGTCTCCTCACCTCGCTGTCCGCCCGCCGCAGACTGTAATGCCTCACCGTGTTTTGGACGGAGCAGTCAACTGAATCACCCTATCGCACAATGGTGCTTCCATGAAAGCAGGCACTCCTACTCGAAAGACCTCAAAGCGTATTATTAACATAGTTTagcggaggagaaggagggtaAATGCCTTTGGAGAGCAGTCgaaacacgcgcgcgcgcacgcacgcactcacatACACATTGCATCACAGGCAGAGGTTCCTCCTCCAGCGGCCGAGCGGCCCTTTCTTCCTC
The Scophthalmus maximus strain ysfricsl-2021 chromosome 15, ASM2237912v1, whole genome shotgun sequence DNA segment above includes these coding regions:
- the bmp4 gene encoding bone morphogenetic protein 4, which codes for MIPGNRMLMVILICQVLLGESNHASLIPEEGKKKVPGLQGRSAAQSHELLRDFEATLLHMFGLKRRPRPSRSTTVPRYLLDLYRLQSGEAEEAGGHDIAFEYPERSASRANTVRGFHHEEHMEKVHELDDGETTPLRFLFNLSSVPDEELLSSAELRLYRHQIDEAVADALSGEQGLHRINVYEVLKPPRPGQLITQLLDTRIVRHNASQWESFDVSPAVLRWTRERLPNYGLAVEVLHLNQTPRHQGRHVRTSRSLHQEPGEDWEQLRPLLVTFGHDGKGHPLTRRTKRSPKQRGRKRNRNCRRHALYVDFSDVGWNDWIVAPPGYQAYYCHGECPFPLADHLNSTNHAIVQTLVNSVNNNIPKACCVPTELSAISMLYLDEHDKVVLKNYQEMVVEGCGCR